Proteins from a single region of Chryseobacterium sp. T16E-39:
- a CDS encoding winged helix-turn-helix transcriptional regulator, with product MEEFNFEDKIRFVQDTQYVLGGKWKLPIIISIYHGNKRFNEILSSIPPITNRVLSKELRHLEENELIARKVYNDYPIKIEYLLTDYCHSITEVLQAMEKWGKQHREQIKKK from the coding sequence ATGGAAGAGTTTAATTTTGAAGATAAAATCAGATTTGTACAGGATACACAATATGTACTCGGGGGTAAATGGAAATTGCCGATCATTATTTCCATATATCATGGAAATAAGCGGTTTAATGAGATCCTGTCATCGATTCCACCGATAACGAATCGTGTACTATCAAAAGAACTAAGACATCTGGAAGAAAATGAACTTATTGCAAGAAAAGTGTATAATGATTACCCTATAAAAATAGAGTATTTGCTTACGGATTATTGTCACAGCATTACCGAAGTATTACAGGCAATGGAAAAATGGGGAAAACAGCACAGGGAGCAAATTAAAAAGAAATGA
- a CDS encoding helix-turn-helix domain-containing protein, with protein sequence MNIERTEFIAWMERVMERFDLLKEQMIKNQSRFIEIDGEQLLDNQDVLQLLKISSRSLQRYRTDKKLPYYTISGKLYYKLSDVHQLIRECLNS encoded by the coding sequence ATGAATATCGAAAGAACAGAATTTATAGCCTGGATGGAGAGAGTCATGGAAAGATTTGACCTACTGAAAGAGCAAATGATTAAAAACCAATCCAGATTTATAGAAATAGATGGAGAGCAACTTCTGGATAACCAGGATGTTTTACAGCTTTTGAAAATAAGTTCCAGATCATTACAAAGGTACCGGACTGATAAAAAACTGCCTTACTATACCATCAGTGGTAAATTATACTATAAGCTTTCTGATGTCCATCAATTGATTAGGGAATGCTTAAACTCTTGA
- a CDS encoding type IA DNA topoisomerase, producing MKAIIAEKPSVAREIAQLLGAHEKKDGYLSGNGYCVTWALGHLIGLGIPEDYGIRGFNKASLPIFPKHFILTPKKLKKSNGYEPDPSALKQLNVIKQVINQCDSIIVATDAGREGELIFRYIYHFIHCNKPFERLWISSLTEKAIQEGFKNLQSGDTFDSLYEAATARSEADWLVGINATQALTIVGNQDVYSLGRVQTPTLALICYRFLQHQNFTKQKYFQIQLSHRKEYKDFTSLSLLQWEEKKQAEQIQKSIEREGRAVVEDVSIITVQEQSPLLFDLTELQKEANRKLGLSADEVLQIAQSLYEKKFITYPRTGSKYISEDLWPEIPELVRILNATDYFKSPISNLKFGNFNKRIVNDLKVTDHHGLLITTKVPSALSATEKAIYDTIAYRLLESLSHACTKQVSHITIKVHHYEFQIKGLKILNKGWRVIKGILSDNENSNNKNEALTELPEFKIGDELKISKGELLEKATQPPKLYTEADLLSVMENADRSIENEDEKQVISNIGIGTPETRASIIETLLSSNYITRTSKILCPTNKGLQVYELVKDKKIANAQITAEWEMALDKIEKGELNQNQFIEGIQNYTAEITSELLSVSIVEGDISELHCPKCKQRKLIIKGKTVKCRDKKCNWILFRMVCDVQLSANHITSLLTKQKTPLIRNMKSKNGKKFDAYICLQDDYSTTFEFPNNNKYQYNN from the coding sequence ATGAAAGCAATCATCGCAGAAAAACCGAGTGTCGCAAGAGAAATCGCACAATTGTTAGGAGCCCATGAAAAGAAAGATGGTTATTTATCCGGTAATGGATATTGTGTCACCTGGGCATTAGGACATCTGATAGGATTAGGAATACCAGAAGATTATGGTATAAGAGGCTTTAACAAAGCCTCTTTGCCTATCTTTCCAAAACATTTTATTCTAACTCCCAAAAAACTAAAGAAATCTAACGGCTATGAACCTGACCCTTCGGCTTTAAAACAGCTCAATGTTATAAAACAAGTCATCAATCAATGCGATAGCATCATTGTAGCAACAGATGCAGGAAGAGAAGGAGAGTTGATCTTCCGCTATATCTATCACTTCATACATTGCAATAAACCTTTTGAAAGACTCTGGATCAGTTCCCTTACCGAAAAGGCAATACAGGAAGGTTTTAAGAATCTTCAGTCAGGCGATACCTTTGACAGTTTGTATGAAGCTGCTACAGCCAGAAGCGAAGCGGACTGGCTGGTAGGAATCAATGCCACCCAGGCATTAACCATTGTAGGAAACCAAGATGTTTATTCATTAGGCAGAGTGCAAACCCCAACTCTTGCCTTGATCTGTTATCGGTTTCTTCAGCATCAAAACTTCACTAAGCAAAAGTACTTTCAGATTCAGCTGAGTCACAGAAAAGAATATAAAGACTTTACCAGCCTCTCACTATTACAATGGGAAGAGAAAAAGCAGGCAGAACAAATCCAAAAATCCATAGAACGGGAGGGTAGAGCTGTTGTAGAAGATGTATCCATTATAACAGTGCAGGAACAGTCTCCGTTACTTTTCGACCTCACGGAATTACAGAAAGAAGCCAACAGAAAGCTTGGTCTTTCTGCCGATGAGGTTTTACAGATAGCCCAAAGTTTATATGAAAAGAAATTCATTACCTATCCCAGAACCGGCAGCAAGTATATTAGTGAAGACTTATGGCCTGAAATTCCTGAACTGGTCAGAATTCTCAATGCAACCGATTATTTCAAGTCACCCATATCTAATTTAAAGTTCGGAAATTTCAACAAGCGGATTGTGAATGATCTAAAAGTGACAGACCATCATGGTTTACTCATCACTACGAAAGTTCCATCCGCACTTAGCGCTACGGAAAAAGCCATTTATGATACGATTGCTTACCGTTTATTGGAATCCTTATCCCATGCCTGTACCAAACAAGTCAGTCACATCACCATCAAAGTACATCATTATGAATTCCAGATCAAGGGATTAAAAATACTCAACAAAGGTTGGCGAGTCATCAAAGGAATTCTATCAGACAATGAAAATTCCAATAATAAAAATGAAGCCCTTACTGAACTTCCGGAATTCAAAATCGGAGATGAGCTGAAAATATCAAAAGGAGAATTATTGGAAAAAGCAACACAACCTCCGAAACTATATACAGAAGCTGATCTCTTATCAGTTATGGAAAATGCAGACAGATCTATTGAAAATGAAGATGAAAAGCAGGTTATTTCCAATATTGGTATTGGAACACCAGAGACAAGAGCGTCTATTATAGAAACCTTACTTAGCAGTAACTATATTACCAGAACAAGTAAAATACTCTGTCCAACAAATAAAGGCTTACAAGTTTATGAACTTGTCAAGGATAAAAAAATAGCTAATGCTCAGATAACCGCAGAATGGGAAATGGCATTGGATAAAATTGAAAAAGGTGAGCTCAACCAAAATCAATTTATAGAAGGCATCCAAAACTATACGGCAGAAATAACAAGTGAACTTTTATCAGTTAGCATTGTAGAAGGAGATATATCTGAACTACATTGCCCAAAATGTAAGCAACGAAAATTGATTATCAAAGGTAAGACCGTAAAATGTCGTGATAAAAAGTGCAATTGGATTTTATTCCGAATGGTATGTGATGTACAGCTGAGTGCTAATCATATTACTTCCTTACTCACGAAGCAAAAAACGCCATTAATAAGAAATATGAAAAGCAAAAACGGGAAAAAATTTGATGCATACATATGTCTACAGGATGACTATAGCACAACATTTGAATTTCCGAATAATAATAAATACCAGTATAACAATTAA
- a CDS encoding SDR family oxidoreductase encodes MKKTWFITGASNGFGLSLVRQLLEQGHQVAATSRNKISIEEKTGRHPNLLALTVDITSNSDVKSAIEKTVKKFGKIDIAVNNAGYMLLGALEEVSSKEFQESVAVNLFAFQNVIHSVMPYFRKQESGHIFNFASSAGYSADAGAGSYNAVKSAIIGLSEALSKEVAQFNVKVTIVSPGLFRTNFLGAFPIAQNKIEAYGTKHLIDTMNQYNGQQPGDPDKLVKVLIDTAGKEDAPLHLLMGGDAYERAITYYKSQIENLEQLKALSFSTNFE; translated from the coding sequence ATGAAAAAGACTTGGTTTATTACAGGTGCGTCAAATGGCTTCGGATTAAGTCTGGTCAGACAATTGCTGGAACAGGGACATCAGGTTGCGGCAACTTCAAGAAACAAAATCAGCATTGAAGAAAAAACAGGAAGACATCCAAATCTATTGGCCCTTACCGTTGACATTACCAGCAATAGCGATGTAAAATCAGCAATTGAGAAAACAGTAAAAAAATTCGGAAAAATCGATATTGCAGTGAACAATGCCGGCTATATGCTCCTTGGTGCTTTAGAAGAGGTTTCTTCCAAAGAATTTCAGGAATCAGTTGCCGTAAACTTATTTGCTTTTCAAAATGTAATCCATAGCGTGATGCCTTATTTCCGTAAACAGGAAAGCGGACATATTTTTAATTTCGCTTCATCAGCCGGCTATTCAGCAGATGCTGGTGCCGGAAGTTACAATGCCGTAAAATCGGCTATTATTGGTCTTTCAGAAGCATTATCGAAGGAAGTAGCACAATTTAATGTAAAAGTAACCATCGTTTCTCCGGGACTTTTCAGAACAAATTTCTTGGGCGCATTTCCAATAGCCCAAAATAAAATTGAAGCTTACGGGACGAAACACCTAATTGATACAATGAACCAATATAATGGGCAGCAACCTGGTGATCCTGATAAACTAGTAAAGGTTTTAATTGATACTGCAGGAAAAGAAGATGCACCTTTACATTTGTTGATGGGTGGTGACGCCTATGAAAGAGCTATTACCTATTACAAATCCCAAATTGAAAATCTAGAGCAGCTGAAAGCATTAAGCTTTTCAACAAATTTTGAATAA
- a CDS encoding alpha/beta hydrolase, with protein MRNHQNVLPVDYGQLKTGKNRLYFMSQGYKLAGDLYLPKGFDAEKKYPTIIYTRVGTQVKEQTGATYGKKLSAKGYAFFVFDPKNFGDSEGEVRNYESIHNMVPNTTDAISFLRTLKFVNRDEFYGLGACAGAPYICNVAMSDARIKAVATLVGNFDAAASLFGAYPKEMLDKMLQTTAEAKQKYYETGNYEMAPMFGGIPLPPPDTASKAMKDAYGYYFLRAGQDKCPNYTPNYPTIGLPVDPSRVFMTQAKYFTTPFLVIAGSEAFTHDMDKEVYDMAAGEKEWFVVDGASHMDLYDIDKYLDPALDKVNDFFKKY; from the coding sequence ATGAGAAATCATCAAAATGTTCTGCCTGTTGATTACGGGCAGCTAAAAACAGGAAAAAATAGGCTCTACTTTATGAGCCAAGGCTACAAACTGGCTGGAGATTTATATCTTCCAAAAGGATTTGATGCTGAAAAAAAATATCCAACCATTATCTATACCCGGGTGGGTACGCAGGTAAAGGAGCAAACAGGTGCTACTTATGGAAAGAAGCTTTCGGCTAAAGGTTACGCCTTCTTTGTTTTTGATCCCAAAAATTTTGGAGACAGTGAAGGAGAAGTGAGAAATTATGAAAGCATTCATAATATGGTCCCCAATACCACAGATGCCATTAGCTTTTTAAGGACTTTAAAATTTGTCAATAGAGATGAGTTTTATGGTTTGGGAGCTTGTGCAGGCGCGCCTTACATCTGTAATGTTGCTATGAGTGACGCACGTATTAAAGCTGTAGCAACATTAGTAGGTAATTTTGATGCGGCTGCAAGCCTTTTTGGCGCTTATCCGAAAGAAATGCTGGATAAAATGCTACAAACAACTGCAGAAGCTAAACAGAAATATTATGAAACCGGAAATTATGAAATGGCACCCATGTTTGGAGGAATACCACTACCTCCACCAGACACTGCTTCAAAAGCGATGAAAGATGCATACGGATATTATTTTCTTAGAGCCGGACAGGACAAATGTCCTAACTATACCCCTAATTACCCTACAATAGGCCTCCCCGTTGATCCATCAAGGGTTTTTATGACGCAAGCAAAATATTTTACCACACCTTTTTTGGTCATTGCAGGAAGTGAAGCATTTACCCATGACATGGACAAAGAGGTTTACGACATGGCAGCCGGGGAAAAAGAATGGTTTGTTGTAGACGGAGCTTCACATATGGACCTATACGATATTGACAAATACCTCGACCCAGCTCTGGATAAAGTTAATGACTTCTTCAAAAAGTACTAA
- a CDS encoding acyltransferase family protein, translating to MKNNNRAVWIDYLRGFITLLVVAHHSSLAYTTFASFDKAAYSNSTHPIVDRYRWVGLDIFEDFNDIFFMSLMFLISGIFVIKGLNKGTQLYLKERFYRLFIPFLIGVCILMVIAHYPAFLLAYGKGDLKDYLVDFFTVESWPVGPPWFIWVLFAFNIIITLLYPYLKDRITSLSLKFNKLKNSPLNVLLIFYSLTWILYLPMILSFGSGTWKGIGPFDFQVSRILLYFGYFSLGVIIGGIKIEQGLFGDTSELFRNPILWILSCISVYAIVKVIEQPLESMISRNILTNFQATLLYRSVWTFSCSLSCLTFLIFFKRFFNYPTKWWQSLSLNAYGIYLIHYIFVLWCQYELLDANIPAFGKFMITFCISFSVSWYLTFLLRKSKFVQRYL from the coding sequence ATGAAAAATAACAACCGTGCTGTCTGGATAGATTACCTCCGCGGATTTATTACCTTACTGGTGGTAGCCCATCACTCCTCGTTAGCATATACAACATTTGCCTCCTTTGATAAAGCAGCCTACAGTAATTCTACTCATCCAATTGTAGATCGTTACCGATGGGTCGGTCTTGACATATTTGAAGATTTTAATGATATCTTTTTTATGTCATTAATGTTTTTAATAAGTGGAATTTTTGTAATAAAAGGTCTTAACAAAGGAACTCAACTCTATCTCAAAGAACGTTTTTACAGATTGTTCATTCCTTTTTTAATAGGTGTTTGCATCTTAATGGTTATAGCACATTATCCGGCATTTCTATTGGCCTATGGGAAGGGTGATTTAAAAGATTATTTAGTCGATTTTTTTACAGTTGAGTCCTGGCCTGTTGGACCACCTTGGTTCATTTGGGTTTTGTTTGCTTTCAATATTATCATAACCTTATTATATCCATATCTAAAAGACAGAATAACATCTTTATCATTAAAGTTTAACAAACTTAAAAACAGTCCATTAAACGTATTACTTATATTTTACTCTTTAACGTGGATACTATATCTACCAATGATCCTCAGTTTCGGATCAGGAACCTGGAAAGGAATAGGACCTTTTGATTTTCAGGTAAGTCGTATATTACTGTACTTTGGCTATTTTTCCTTAGGTGTTATAATAGGTGGCATTAAGATAGAACAAGGTTTGTTTGGGGATACTTCAGAATTATTTCGTAATCCAATTCTTTGGATATTAAGTTGCATTTCAGTCTACGCCATAGTAAAAGTTATAGAACAACCACTTGAAAGTATGATTTCGAGAAATATACTTACAAACTTTCAGGCGACTCTGCTATATCGTTCCGTCTGGACCTTTTCTTGCAGTTTAAGTTGTTTAACATTTTTAATTTTTTTTAAAAGATTTTTTAATTATCCTACAAAGTGGTGGCAATCGCTTTCCTTAAATGCCTACGGCATCTACCTAATTCACTATATTTTTGTACTATGGTGTCAATATGAATTATTGGATGCAAATATCCCTGCATTTGGCAAATTTATGATTACATTCTGTATTTCATTCTCTGTAAGCTGGTACCTCACTTTCTTATTAAGGAAATCAAAATTTGTTCAGCGATATCTTTAG
- a CDS encoding SDR family NAD(P)-dependent oxidoreductase, with amino-acid sequence MNKLNKIALVTGASRGLGKNMAINLAKKGIDVLFTYQSKEEDAIETAKEIEKYGTRTAFLQLDIQNTSSFKQFFERLETCLRDKFQTNHIDFLINNAGTGTYATFQGTTEDQFDSMFNIHIKGVYFLSQSAIEIMNNEGAIINISSGLTRFCTEGYAAYAAAKGAVEILTKYQAAELGFRGIRSNVVAPGPIETDFGGGIVRDNKDLNQIIASQTALGRVGLPSDIGSVVTFLCTDEAKWINAQRIEVSGGYYL; translated from the coding sequence ATGAACAAGCTGAATAAAATCGCACTTGTCACAGGTGCAAGCAGAGGATTAGGTAAAAATATGGCTATAAATTTAGCAAAGAAGGGAATCGATGTTCTCTTTACTTATCAATCAAAAGAAGAAGATGCCATTGAAACAGCAAAGGAAATCGAAAAATATGGGACACGTACTGCTTTTTTACAGTTGGACATCCAGAATACCAGTAGTTTCAAACAATTTTTTGAAAGACTAGAAACCTGCCTTAGAGATAAATTCCAAACCAATCATATTGATTTTTTAATAAATAATGCCGGAACTGGTACTTATGCTACTTTCCAAGGAACTACAGAAGATCAATTTGATTCCATGTTTAATATTCACATTAAAGGAGTATACTTTTTATCGCAATCCGCCATTGAAATAATGAATAACGAGGGTGCTATTATCAATATTTCTAGTGGCCTGACCCGTTTCTGCACAGAAGGTTATGCAGCTTATGCAGCTGCTAAAGGAGCGGTTGAGATACTTACAAAATATCAAGCCGCTGAACTTGGATTCAGAGGTATCCGTTCAAATGTAGTTGCTCCCGGTCCTATTGAAACGGATTTTGGTGGTGGTATCGTTAGAGATAATAAAGATCTGAATCAAATTATTGCATCACAAACAGCATTAGGTCGCGTTGGCCTGCCTAGTGATATAGGTAGTGTTGTTACCTTTCTATGTACTGATGAAGCAAAATGGATTAATGCGCAGCGTATTGAAGTTTCAGGTGGCTATTACTTGTAG
- a CDS encoding helix-turn-helix domain-containing protein encodes MKNKEQLSRNEEITQKFLLLVDRYIADLLEKKIEKQLSTSDFANSLHLAPRHLSNTLKLTLNISPCEVIEKRIIDEVKTLLIQTDSSIADISHQFAYRDTTNFIKFFKGIVGVTPLQFRKREMNVGNQD; translated from the coding sequence ATGAAAAATAAAGAACAATTATCAAGAAATGAGGAAATAACTCAAAAATTCTTATTATTGGTCGATCGATATATTGCTGATCTTCTTGAGAAAAAAATAGAAAAACAACTTTCTACTTCTGATTTTGCAAATTCATTACATCTTGCTCCAAGGCATCTAAGCAATACTCTTAAATTGACTCTTAATATTTCCCCATGTGAAGTTATTGAAAAACGCATTATCGATGAAGTGAAAACTTTATTGATACAAACGGATTCTTCAATTGCTGATATCAGCCATCAATTTGCTTATAGAGATACAACCAACTTTATTAAATTTTTTAAAGGTATTGTTGGAGTTACACCTCTTCAGTTTCGCAAGAGGGAAATGAATGTTGGAAATCAAGATTAG
- a CDS encoding DUF3945 domain-containing protein, protein MEDELINSQEPNELKPATDTLLVLNIHTNQVEMVKGIDREGNLQKVSPQDKNDNDQLITVDKHGDVFSNFFSNFYRQFKNPTHFNFFKVSEYDVVTTANDLQKYVDQASPEEKEKLKDYEVLPKNDNNLKNLNTMENNTENQEYRFQPEQIDWKTMGKFGLNQEKLEKMNAMDSLLRGFKTNTLIPITINLGTAVSKMDVRLSLQTGDTGQVAVYLHGIRKEPNLNMKFLGHEFTDEDKKNLKETGNMGRIVNLVNPKTDEIIPSVISKDRLTNELVAYRAEYIKVPDEIKGVKLDEHQKQTLLEGEPLYLEGMMSKKGEFFNATVQFNADKRYVEFLFGNNQNQQQTQSTDQEAPKVFRGKELDDSQYEKFKAGQTVYVDGLTDGKGKAYQGYITFNKETSKTDFSFNHPDKFKQQATPSEEHKTQTAVNTQGKTNEATKNVNEPLESKQQQPANKQQEDQQKKVRKPRGQKL, encoded by the coding sequence ATGGAAGATGAATTGATAAACTCTCAGGAACCCAATGAACTCAAACCGGCAACAGACACACTCCTTGTCCTGAACATTCATACCAACCAGGTTGAGATGGTTAAAGGAATTGATCGGGAAGGAAATCTTCAAAAGGTTTCACCGCAGGATAAAAATGATAATGATCAGCTCATCACGGTGGATAAACACGGAGATGTCTTCTCCAACTTCTTTTCCAATTTTTACCGGCAGTTTAAAAATCCCACGCATTTCAACTTTTTCAAAGTTTCGGAATACGATGTTGTTACTACCGCTAACGATCTTCAAAAATATGTCGATCAGGCCTCACCCGAAGAAAAAGAAAAGCTGAAAGACTACGAAGTTTTACCTAAAAATGACAATAATCTAAAAAATCTAAATACAATGGAAAACAACACAGAAAATCAGGAATACCGTTTTCAGCCTGAACAAATAGACTGGAAGACAATGGGAAAATTCGGACTTAACCAGGAAAAGCTTGAAAAGATGAATGCCATGGATTCATTACTCAGAGGTTTTAAAACTAATACATTAATTCCGATAACCATTAATCTTGGCACTGCAGTCAGTAAAATGGATGTTCGACTATCCCTTCAAACAGGAGATACAGGACAGGTAGCTGTTTATTTGCATGGTATCCGTAAAGAACCGAATCTGAATATGAAATTCCTCGGACATGAATTTACCGATGAGGATAAAAAAAATCTTAAAGAAACAGGAAATATGGGTAGAATAGTAAACCTTGTTAATCCTAAGACAGATGAAATTATTCCATCAGTCATTAGCAAGGACCGTCTAACCAATGAGCTAGTTGCCTATAGAGCAGAGTACATAAAAGTTCCTGATGAAATCAAAGGAGTGAAACTAGACGAACACCAGAAACAAACATTATTAGAGGGGGAACCGTTGTATCTTGAAGGAATGATGTCTAAAAAAGGAGAATTTTTTAATGCCACCGTACAGTTCAATGCAGATAAGCGGTATGTAGAATTTCTGTTTGGCAATAACCAGAATCAACAACAAACTCAATCTACGGATCAAGAAGCACCCAAAGTATTCAGAGGAAAGGAGCTGGACGATTCACAGTATGAAAAGTTCAAAGCCGGACAAACCGTATACGTTGACGGTCTTACCGACGGTAAAGGTAAAGCTTATCAGGGCTATATTACCTTCAATAAAGAAACCTCCAAAACAGACTTCTCCTTCAACCATCCCGATAAATTTAAACAACAAGCTACACCTTCGGAAGAACATAAAACTCAAACTGCGGTTAATACCCAGGGTAAAACCAATGAAGCTACTAAAAATGTGAATGAGCCTTTAGAATCAAAACAGCAGCAGCCGGCCAATAAACAGCAGGAGGATCAGCAAAAAAAGGTTAGAAAACCCAGAGGACAAAAACTATAA
- a CDS encoding LytTR family DNA-binding domain-containing protein codes for MHDVNQYPLIQSQIPCEKQLIFIRTEVKADNFNFEPMQLIFAKADGNYTEITFKTSDGIKKEVKRITLRQFELQIMEYKSLFRCHRTYLLNVSYINSISGNSQNCFVTLIGTTEKVPVSRAKIKMFHELYPQNKNIN; via the coding sequence ATGCACGATGTGAATCAATATCCTCTCATTCAGTCGCAAATTCCTTGCGAGAAACAACTGATTTTTATTAGAACTGAAGTAAAGGCAGATAATTTTAATTTCGAGCCGATGCAATTAATCTTTGCAAAAGCTGATGGTAATTATACAGAAATTACCTTCAAGACATCAGACGGAATAAAAAAAGAAGTCAAAAGAATTACATTAAGACAGTTCGAACTCCAAATTATGGAGTATAAATCCCTATTTAGGTGTCATCGCACCTATTTATTAAATGTCAGTTATATAAATAGTATTTCCGGCAACTCCCAAAATTGCTTTGTTACGCTTATAGGAACAACAGAAAAAGTGCCTGTTTCGAGAGCAAAAATAAAAATGTTCCATGAACTTTATCCGCAAAATAAAAACATCAATTGA
- a CDS encoding DUF1330 domain-containing protein, translated as MPAYIIFTRTKTIDRGELEKYWSMIKKTMNGHAIEVLVSYGNFDVLEGEDIEGIVVAKFPDMASAKNWYYSDSYKAAAAHRIKGAIYNGVLVEGIF; from the coding sequence ATGCCGGCATATATAATTTTTACACGAACAAAAACTATTGACAGGGGAGAATTAGAGAAATACTGGTCAATGATCAAGAAAACAATGAATGGTCACGCTATCGAAGTACTTGTGTCTTATGGTAATTTTGATGTTTTGGAAGGTGAGGATATCGAAGGAATCGTTGTCGCAAAATTTCCCGATATGGCATCTGCGAAAAACTGGTATTACAGTGATTCGTATAAAGCAGCAGCAGCACACAGGATAAAAGGGGCAATTTATAACGGAGTCCTTGTAGAAGGAATTTTTTAA
- a CDS encoding winged helix-turn-helix transcriptional regulator, which yields MYERKTIPNLNCGLDLIGEVLYGKWKIRLLYFIDQGYKRPSELQRKIPDASKRVLNFQLKELEEHELIDRMVYAVVPPKVEYNLTVFGKSLIPVIEALGQWGDANEEILRRVIIKKLETKDLEFGIRTDS from the coding sequence ATGTATGAGAGAAAAACAATACCTAATTTAAATTGCGGTCTTGATCTTATTGGAGAAGTGCTCTATGGTAAATGGAAAATTCGTTTGTTATATTTTATTGACCAAGGCTACAAACGTCCCAGTGAATTACAAAGAAAAATTCCTGATGCATCAAAAAGGGTTTTAAATTTTCAATTAAAAGAATTGGAAGAACATGAACTGATTGACAGGATGGTATATGCGGTAGTACCTCCAAAAGTTGAATATAATTTAACTGTTTTTGGAAAATCGCTGATTCCAGTTATTGAAGCACTAGGACAATGGGGTGATGCAAATGAAGAAATATTGCGACGCGTAATCATCAAAAAATTAGAAACTAAAGACCTTGAATTTGGAATTAGAACAGATTCTTGA
- a CDS encoding NUMOD4 domain-containing protein, which produces MNLSLEDLPGEKWKPIKKVEKGYLISNKGRIKLLGSWTLKQKKLSF; this is translated from the coding sequence ATGAATTTATCTCTTGAAGATCTTCCTGGGGAGAAATGGAAACCCATAAAAAAAGTTGAAAAGGGATACCTAATCTCTAATAAAGGAAGGATAAAACTACTCGGCAGCTGGACTTTGAAACAAAAAAAACTGTCTTTTTAG
- a CDS encoding SDR family oxidoreductase, producing MEAKFDYQNELSGKVALITGGTKGAGKAIAERLKNAGAQVIVTARNAPDNNEHGFIFIPSDLSKPQSSQKVSEEILDKFGRLDILINNMGGSETPGGGFAILNDNHWEESIQTNLLAPVRLDRAFLPQMIANKSGVIIHIASIQGSLPLYDSTLPYAAAKAALINYSKGLSKEVSPKGVRVLTVSPGWIMTESAKRMMERIASSSGSTIEEATESVMSALGGIPYGRPAQPEEVAELVGFLVSPRANYLTGTEYVIDGGTIPTT from the coding sequence ATGGAAGCAAAATTTGATTATCAAAACGAATTATCTGGCAAGGTTGCCTTGATCACCGGAGGAACAAAGGGGGCAGGTAAGGCAATTGCAGAGCGCTTAAAAAATGCTGGTGCCCAAGTGATCGTAACGGCAAGAAATGCACCCGACAATAATGAGCATGGATTTATATTTATACCGTCAGATTTAAGCAAACCACAAAGTAGCCAGAAAGTTTCTGAGGAGATTCTGGATAAATTTGGTAGACTTGACATTCTGATCAACAATATGGGAGGTTCGGAAACACCAGGCGGTGGATTTGCGATTTTAAATGACAACCATTGGGAAGAATCAATCCAAACAAACCTTCTGGCACCTGTTAGATTGGATAGGGCATTTTTACCGCAAATGATTGCTAATAAAAGCGGAGTCATTATTCATATTGCCTCTATTCAGGGTAGTTTGCCGTTATATGATTCAACCCTTCCTTACGCTGCTGCAAAGGCGGCTCTAATCAACTATAGTAAAGGTTTATCGAAAGAAGTTTCCCCAAAAGGTGTACGAGTACTTACCGTTTCGCCAGGCTGGATCATGACGGAATCTGCTAAAAGGATGATGGAAAGGATTGCTTCAAGTTCGGGTTCAACAATTGAAGAAGCTACAGAAAGTGTTATGTCAGCGCTGGGTGGAATTCCATACGGGAGACCTGCTCAGCCAGAGGAAGTTGCTGAACTGGTCGGATTTTTGGTAAGTCCTAGAGCTAATTATTTAACAGGGACTGAATATGTTATAGACGGTGGGACTATTCCAACCACCTAA